The genomic region ACGTGACATCGTGGTCCTGAACGCCGGTGCCGCCATCTACGCGGCCGGGTTGGCGGGTGATCTGGAGGGCGGGGTGAAGCGGGCGGCCGAGGCCATCGACAGCGGCGAGGCCGCCACGCGCCTGGAACGGTTGATCGAGTTCAGCGGGAGCCTGGCTTCGTCATGAGCGATCTGCCCGACATCCTGGAGCGGATTCTTGCGCGCAAGCGCGAGGAGATCGCCGGGCGCTCGGCGCGGCTGCCCGAGGCGGCCCTGCGCGAGCGCCTGCGGGACGCGCCGCCGCCGCGCGGCTTTGTCACCGCGCTGGAGACCCGTGTCCATGCCGGCCAGCCGGCGGTGATCGCCGAGATCAAGAAGGCGTCGCCCAGCAAGGGGGTGTTGCGCGAGGACTTCCGCCCGGCCGACATCGCGCGCAGCTACGAGGCCGGCGGCGCGGCCTGCCTGTCGGTGCTGACCGACGAGGACTTCTTCCAGGGGCGTGATGCCTATCTGCAACAGGCGCGTGAGGCCTGTAGCCTGCCGGTGCTGCGCAAGGACTTCATGCTCGATCCCTGGCAGGTGCTGGAGGCGCGGATGATCGGGGCGGACTGCATCCTGCTCATCGTCGCCGCCCTGGACGACGCGCAGTTGCGAACGCTGACCGACCTCGCCCACGAACTGGGCATGGATGTGCTGGTGGAAGTGCACGATGCCGCCGAACTGGAACGGGCGCTGGCGCTGCCCGCGCGCCTGGTCGGCATCAACAACCGCGACCTGCGCAGCTTCGAGGTGTCGCTGGACACCACCCTGGATCTGCTGGACCGCATTCCCGCGGACCGGCTGGTGGTCACCGAGAGTGGCATCCACACCCCGGCCGACGTGGCCCGCATGCGTGCGGCCGATGTGAACGCCTTCCTGGTCGGCGAGGCCTTCATGCGCGCCGAGGATCCCGGGTCGGAGCTGCGGCGACTGTTCTTCCCGGCCTGAAGGGCGAAGATCAAGAGCGCCACGGACGGCACGGAAAACATATATGGACTCCCCCGTTTTGCAAGACGCCGGAAGACAGGTGGGGTCGGTTGCCTGCATATATTCGGCCTCTGTGATATGGGCGGTCTGTTGCCCGCCCGGGCCCTGATGGTGAAGTCGCGCAC from Thiohalobacter sp. harbors:
- the trpC gene encoding indole-3-glycerol phosphate synthase TrpC — protein: MSDLPDILERILARKREEIAGRSARLPEAALRERLRDAPPPRGFVTALETRVHAGQPAVIAEIKKASPSKGVLREDFRPADIARSYEAGGAACLSVLTDEDFFQGRDAYLQQAREACSLPVLRKDFMLDPWQVLEARMIGADCILLIVAALDDAQLRTLTDLAHELGMDVLVEVHDAAELERALALPARLVGINNRDLRSFEVSLDTTLDLLDRIPADRLVVTESGIHTPADVARMRAADVNAFLVGEAFMRAEDPGSELRRLFFPA